In the genome of Ictalurus punctatus breed USDA103 chromosome 3, Coco_2.0, whole genome shotgun sequence, the window tcactcacttattaaaccattcattcactcactgactcactcataTACTTAGTGGCTCACTGATTCACTCGAGCACCCactgaatcactgaatcacTTGCTGAGTTTCATTTCTAGTTCCATCTTTCTGAACACATCCACTCTATCACTTTACAAGTCATTCAAAATCTGTTTTAATCCTAACTGTTTTGCAGACAATTATTCGggtctgttttttattttttaaatttttttttatgttttgttttgagttcatggtccttagaaaaaaaaaacaacataaagcaAAGGAGAAAATGCTGCAACTGATAATGATTACCTGCATGTGGAGGTTAAAGGGGTCGCAGCccagtgagagagggagagagtttttcttttcagaaagaCATCAGAACGACGCGTGACTAAAGAGAAGGAGGAGCGAAAGAGAgctgatgcaatcatgtcactTTCCTCTCGCTATTTATACTCCTCAATAAGAGtaaaggacaaaaagaaaaaaaagacagggaTAAAATGGTGGTGAAAAGGGTCAGCGCAGAGACAAAAGCAGGGAAGCAGAGGAGGAAATCCAGCATGTTTGCATATGCTAATTTTATAGAGCACCAATTAAGGAGCCTTGTTTTATGATGCTTAttatgagaaaacaaaaaggcAGCAGCTTCGGCCTCCTCACGggcctcctctctctctctctctctctctctctctcacacacacacacacacacacacacacacacacacacacacacacacgttgaaAGGAAGGAGGGGtgatcttattattattattattattattattattattattattattattattattttatataacataGCAATGTTTACCCATCACTATCGGATGGTAGAGATCTTTCTGATACCAGGCAGCATAACATCTCtatgtatgtaagtatgtatTTCCGAACAGAAATGCCTTACCAATTCACCCAGGACACCTTGCATCGAAAGTTACGACTCCATTCACGTGAGCTTCAACAGCAAATCCGACATCACAGGTTTAATAGCTAATTTCTACATATTCTGCCCCCGGGATAGGACTGATTCTGATAGCTAGCCGTTCTATTCGTCGAAGCAGATGCTCGGTTCATCCATAATTCTCCTGAATGGTCATTTGTAGCCTCTTTCTACGTATATTTCAACATACAGACACGTGGATTTGAATTCTTTGCTATCTAGGCTGATTCCTACACTAGAAGAGCATGAAGATGTGTGTGGGCTGGTGTTAGCCATTTCAGTAGCTACACTACTGCCTACGAGGTCAGAGGTGATTCCCTACGTAGCGATACACGGCCTGTAATGTTTAACCAAcggcctacacacacacacacacacacacacacacacagcgctaaAACCCAACAATGCAAATGCTGTGTCGTTACACGTCTAGAAATGATGGACAATTAGAAACACTGCGCTATAAAATCAAACaacaaatgagatttctgaATATTATGAGGAATAAGACTGACAGAGAGGTGAAGAGGTCACAGTCCTGAAGGTGTCGTGTCTCGGGAGGTCACGGTGGGGTCGAGGGGTCATTCGTATTCACTTCGAGAAGGTGACGGAACCAGGGAAACTAGGATCAGGTGAGCTCTTATTGTAATGCGTCCCCGCCTCAGGTGACAGACGCTTTGATGCGGCAGGATTCAGCACAGCAAAGGACGGCACCCCCGACAGGGGTGAAAGACTGGGGAACCTCGGGAAAAACAACAACGGCAACAACCGACAGCGACGCCTGGGGCGAGGGTTTTGTCCCTAAAGAAAATGAACGTAGCTTTGGGCGGGATGGTGGGCACGAGAATCAGAGGAGGGGATGGAAAGGGAAAACAGATACGACAGGAAAGGGCCAGGTTGAGGGATGGATCTGGGCGGGATCCGTGGGGAAGGGATGCATAATGCAAACGCAAGCACTTAGGACGAGCAAGTAGGATCAATACGCCCTACTGTTAACCAAGAATCATGAACAGACGGTGTTGTCTTCGGGAAATCATTCAACGAGGAGTATGAATTAGCGGAACCGGCTACCTATGGGATAAAGTGTCTTTCTGAAGTGGATATGAAAttagttcaattcaattcaatttatcTGTAGAGCGCTTTTAATaacggacgttgtctcaaagaaGCTTTAcggaaacatataaacacaggatagaggtttgaagcgtgtgaatttatccctatcgggcgagccggtggtgacggtggcgaggaaaaactccctgagatgatacgaggaagaaacctcgaggggaaccggactcagaagggaacccgtcctcatccggGTCACGACGCATAGTGTGAAAGTAGACGGAaggtcattatggtttttatatgtagtctgtttgttgaactagtccactgttcaaaggagacccgagcGCAAGACCATTCGTCGCAATAGAGGCCCAGTTTCCTGTATAACGGCGTCCAAATGCGTTGGAGGATGGTTTAGCGCGTCACCGCGACGCTGACGTTTGCCACATTGCTTAAGCTGCGAAGATCCATATCTACCAAACACGTCCTGTGCCGTTGATGAGGATTGTTAAGacatggtttttaaaaataaacttgttTTGCACGAGTTTCCTCTTTTCAAGAAATGAGAACTTGACCAGAACCAAAAAAAGTGTCTGGTGAGTCAAAAGCTACAGGACTCGACGAGGCTTGTAGTAGGCTAGTGCATAATCTGACCCGGTTCTCATCAGACGACGGAGTCTTAACGATTTAGCAATGTTTTGGCTCCTCTCTGTGCTCCTGCTTTCGTCGGCTACATGCTGGATTTCTGAAAAATGTTACGTTTATGAAGACGCTAGCATGATTAAGAACACGGGCTTTCTAGATTGCCCGACTGGAAACCTTACGGCGGACTGTACGGATGTCGGCGATGTGAAGACGGATCTTGCCACGCTTCCTCCTCGAACTAACAGCCTTTGCCTGGGAGCAGCACGTGGACTGGTGCTACGTCCAAATGCTTTGGACCGATTCTCCGTTCTTGAACAGTTGTACATTAGAGGATGTCCCAAAGTCATTCATTCTGGAGCTTTTGCAGGGTTGCCACGTTTGCGGCTGATATCGTTCAATGCGAGTCTGACTCAAATCGTGGGATGCTGCAGTTCATCTGTGTCGCCGAACGCTTTCGTGCAGCTCCCCAGCTTGATCCAGCTTTCTTTTAATCACTACAACATCTCCACCATGTCAACAGATGTGTTTAGTGGACTGACGGACCTAAAAGCCTTGCGCTTCCACATCTGTGGCACAGAAGCCCTGGATATTTCATGCAGAATTGCTGAACTCTCACGATCCCTGACGTCACTGTATGTCGGCGCCGATGAGACGGTCACGCTGAGACGCCAGAGCTGTCCTCGCTTGGACGACGCCCCGATGAGTGGACATTTCAGAgctctgaaaagtgtctctttcGTATTTCCAAATCTGAAATATTTGGGCGAGAGTGCTTTCGAGTACTTTCCGGAGATCTCTTTTCTAAACATGCGCGTGAATACGGTTCTCAAGACGCAGCTGTTGCAGTCCGGAGTACGAAGCATCGCGACGTTCGAAGCCGACCTGGAACAAGGTGGTCTCGGGCCGGTCTGCGGTATCGCGTTCGAACTTTCGGTTGAAAACCTCCGCGTAAAATTAGGAACGTGTTTTGCGCTTCGCGACAATATCGGACTCGAAGGATGCGTCGGACTACGAGGAATAACGCTCGCTAGCTCCGCCGTGCAAGACGGGCTGCGCTCCATCCGGGCTCTGAAAAATCTACGCGTTTTGGAGCTGGACGGAGAATTTTCGCCGCGGTCGCTCGAGAAACTCTGTGAGCCGTCTGATTCGGCGTCACTGTTGGAAAAATTCCGCCTCAATAATAGTCAGTTAAACAAAATAACTAGACGGCAGTTTTGTTGTCTCAGAAATCTCAGCGTTCTCGATCTCTCCCATAACAACATATCCACGATACGCGACTTTGCATTTGAAGGATCGGATGAGTTGCAAGTTTCATACCTAACGGACAAGAGTTTACTGTTTTTGACTGATAATCAGACTGGCCTCCGTAGATTGGAATATTTAGATCTGTCAGAGAATAAAATGTCTTCCGTTAACTTTGCCGTATTCGAGGGCCTGAACAGTTTAAAAGTCTTGAACCTGTGCAGCAACAGGATTACTCGGATCACGGCGGATCGTCCGATCTCGCCTTTAGGACTGGCGAGTTTGGAGCGTTTAGACTTGAGAAGAAACAGAATCGCATACGTCGATGACTCTGCATTCGAGCAAATGCAAACTTTAAAGACTTTAATGTTGGATTACAACAAGATTTCCGAAATTAGCAGGCTCACATTCTTTGGTCTGGAGCGTTTAGAGTCGTTGATGCTTGAATATAATGTAGTGAAATACTTTCAGCCCTCCGCCTTGTCCGATTTAACCTCTTTGAGGAAATTCACGCTCGGGTGTCTCAGACATCCGTCGTCCGAGACCGCAGAGGTCGAGATCAATCTCGGTCTCCTGTTTGGTCGCATCCCGGTAAACCTCACCGAGCTCGCCGTCAGCTCGTGTAGCCGCCCCATGACCATCGTGATCGGCAGCGAGAGTGCACCCAAGCCCGGTCTCCGTCTTCGTATCTTCGGACAAAGCGTCCGTTTTCTGGATTGCGAGAAGCCGTTCTTTCTGTCCGTGGTCGATCTTACAGCTGTAGTCAAGCAGCTGTTGTGCGGCTCACGCTTCGCTGGGAAATACTTCAGATCCTTGGAAAGCTTTTTGTTATGTTCTCAAGTTATGTCCACGTTTGTCGATCTGGTCGATCTTAACACGCTTTTGCGCCTTCGGAAGCTTGAATTCGTGAACGTAGACCTCTCTGACCAACCCCAACTTGGCACCATGCTCCACAATCTGACATCGCTGAACGTTTTGGCTTTGTACAAATGCCGAATTCCTTCCTTCAGTGAAGATCTTACCAAAGACTTGAAGTCACTCAAATATCTCATCGTTCAGTTGTACaatggcttgagtgtggttgaaaCCTTTCCCAGGCCACTTTTAAATCTGAAGTACATGTTTCTGATTAACACGGTGCTCAGCTGCAGCTGTGACAACGCTTGGTTTAACGAATGGGCCAGACACCAAAGGCAAGTCCAAGTGATAACAAGGGCGTACTACAAGGACCTTGCATTAGCATGCCAAAACATGAACGGCATCCAAAACTTTGCCAAGTACACCGAGTCCAGCTGCTTGATAGATGTAGAGTTCGTATTGTTCGCCTTGACTTTTCTCGCGATTCTGCTTTTCATGTTAGTGGTTCTAGTCCATAATCTTGCCGGAGATTACTTGCTGGCGTTTATACACATCGCTCATGGCTGGCTTGGCGAAGCCATTCGAGGGCGTGCTAACAGGCGCTACCAGTACGACGTTTTCGTGTCGTACTCTGGAACCGACGAGCGCTGGGTCGTCGACGAGCTTCTTCCCAACCTGGAGACACGAGGACCGCCTTTCCTGCGCCTCTGCCTCCACAGCCGGGACTTTCAGCTGGGCGTGGACATCGTGGAGAACATCACCGCAAGTCTGTACAGGAGCCGCCACACGCTTTGCCTGCTCAGCCGTCACTACCTCCGCAGCAAGTGGTGCTCTTTAGAGATGAAGCTGGCCACTCACCGCTTGCTAGTGGAGAACAGGGACGTTCTGATCGTCGTGTTTCTGGAGAAGATCTCGCCTCAGCAGCTGTCCGCTCACCACAGGCTGGCACGGGTAGTCAAGAAGAAAACCTACATAGACTGGCCCGAGGAACCCGGACGACGCACGGCATTCTGGGATAGACTGTGGGCCAAGCTCGCGCCTGAGCCTGCCCGAACACAGCGATGACTCGCGGATGTTTTTATGGTCTCGGATGATTTTAGAGAACACTTTGGAGAAGAAATACGCACGGAAATGTTTGGAGAAATTGTTTTTATGCAAGACTTTCTTTGATATTAGTCAGCCATGGTTTCTTAAAGTCGTTAAAAAGGTTTACTTTAGCTTTAAGTTTGTATTTACGTCTATATTGATATACATGATATATTTTTAACCATTAATTGATAGTACTGTTGTAATTGACTGTGATTTCtcttaatttattcattttattttgcttttatttcaattttatcTAGAATTTTTAATGGTTGAATCATCCTCATCTATATcaccactattattattattattattattattattattattatgtctcaTTTGTAAAATGCCTGTAAGCAACTTAAGCTGCTTTGCTATGCATACTCAAGTTGTTTGtattaattattgttgttattctgATCATTCACCTTATAACACGTGCTTCACACCTCCTGGCCAACTGTAAAAATATGTCAATATATTCTCATCATACTAATTTAATCTCAGCATGTTATTACGGAGCTACTTTACAGTTTATGCAAATGAGTTCACTGCCTGAAAGGCTTTGATGTgtgttatgttttatgtttgacTTTCTGAAGCTCCAGCGTACATCAGTTTAAAAACGATGGCTTTACT includes:
- the LOC108262919 gene encoding toll-like receptor 13; amino-acid sequence: MFWLLSVLLLSSATCWISEKCYVYEDASMIKNTGFLDCPTGNLTADCTDVGDVKTDLATLPPRTNSLCLGAARGLVLRPNALDRFSVLEQLYIRGCPKVIHSGAFAGLPRLRLISFNASLTQIVGCCSSSVSPNAFVQLPSLIQLSFNHYNISTMSTDVFSGLTDLKALRFHICGTEALDISCRIAELSRSLTSLYVGADETVTLRRQSCPRLDDAPMSGHFRALKSVSFVFPNLKYLGESAFEYFPEISFLNMRVNTVLKTQLLQSGVRSIATFEADLEQGGLGPVCGIAFELSVENLRVKLGTCFALRDNIGLEGCVGLRGITLASSAVQDGLRSIRALKNLRVLELDGEFSPRSLEKLCEPSDSASLLEKFRLNNSQLNKITRRQFCCLRNLSVLDLSHNNISTIRDFAFEGSDELQVSYLTDKSLLFLTDNQTGLRRLEYLDLSENKMSSVNFAVFEGLNSLKVLNLCSNRITRITADRPISPLGLASLERLDLRRNRIAYVDDSAFEQMQTLKTLMLDYNKISEISRLTFFGLERLESLMLEYNVVKYFQPSALSDLTSLRKFTLGCLRHPSSETAEVEINLGLLFGRIPVNLTELAVSSCSRPMTIVIGSESAPKPGLRLRIFGQSVRFLDCEKPFFLSVVDLTAVVKQLLCGSRFAGKYFRSLESFLLCSQVMSTFVDLVDLNTLLRLRKLEFVNVDLSDQPQLGTMLHNLTSLNVLALYKCRIPSFSEDLTKDLKSLKYLIVQLYNGLSVVETFPRPLLNLKYMFLINTVLSCSCDNAWFNEWARHQRQVQVITRAYYKDLALACQNMNGIQNFAKYTESSCLIDVEFVLFALTFLAILLFMLVVLVHNLAGDYLLAFIHIAHGWLGEAIRGRANRRYQYDVFVSYSGTDERWVVDELLPNLETRGPPFLRLCLHSRDFQLGVDIVENITASLYRSRHTLCLLSRHYLRSKWCSLEMKLATHRLLVENRDVLIVVFLEKISPQQLSAHHRLARVVKKKTYIDWPEEPGRRTAFWDRLWAKLAPEPARTQR